The following proteins are encoded in a genomic region of Sorangiineae bacterium MSr12523:
- a CDS encoding dihydrofolate reductase family protein, which produces MSSIWINYGSLSLIVQQLSEMRRDAMLSGMKTILWATLTANGNYARSSQRHTPKPEATADFAAHAREHGNFIVGRQTFLEFQENASRRPQNAPLEGIDIVVVSSTLALPPGAPARTATDPRAALALLRERGHQVALVVGGERLHNAFLGAGLVDEIIVVVTPSLEDEGRRIVLPRDERREATLIEHKPLGGGLIRLRYALGPADTW; this is translated from the coding sequence GTGTCGAGCATTTGGATCAATTATGGATCACTGAGTCTCATCGTGCAGCAATTGAGCGAAATGCGGCGCGACGCCATGTTGTCGGGCATGAAAACGATCCTTTGGGCCACCCTCACCGCCAACGGAAACTATGCTCGCTCCTCCCAGCGCCACACGCCGAAGCCCGAAGCCACGGCCGACTTCGCCGCACACGCGCGGGAGCACGGCAACTTCATCGTCGGGCGGCAGACATTTCTCGAATTTCAAGAGAACGCCTCTCGGCGCCCGCAGAACGCGCCGCTCGAGGGCATCGACATCGTCGTCGTATCGAGCACCCTGGCCTTGCCCCCCGGCGCGCCGGCCCGGACTGCCACCGATCCGCGCGCTGCACTCGCGCTGCTTCGTGAGCGCGGACATCAAGTGGCCCTCGTCGTCGGCGGCGAGCGTCTTCACAACGCATTTCTCGGCGCCGGACTCGTCGACGAGATCATCGTGGTCGTCACCCCCTCGCTCGAAGACGAGGGGCGCAGGATCGTGCTTCCGCGCGACGAGCGACGAGAAGCGACACTGATCGAGCACAAGCCGCTCGGCGGAGGTCTGATCCGACTGCGCTACGCGCTTGGACCCGCGGACACGTGGTAG
- a CDS encoding LysR family transcriptional regulator: MLDTEELLVFSRIVATQSLARAAVELRLPRATVSRRLSGLEAKLGVRLLRRTTRSMALTDAGRELLRHAHAVVDAALAAEASVRRREDDLRGNVRVSIGRASAAGLSDVLADFIVAHPSVRLLVHVSDRSVDLQRDDIDVAIRASSKIAPGLVARQLTPAHLVAVAAPSYLTRHGTPTSLEALKEHRCLLGLDERMKPRTHWPAGKRKVTVRGAVHSDDPHLLTQLCVRGLGIALLPSRLVDEHIRRGDLVVVLADRLRVEGAIFLVYPERALMPPQIRAFVDWIRARAPAVLRTRAEGT, encoded by the coding sequence ATGCTCGACACCGAAGAACTGCTCGTCTTCTCCCGGATCGTGGCGACGCAATCGCTCGCGCGCGCCGCCGTCGAACTCCGGCTGCCACGCGCCACCGTCAGCCGCCGCCTCTCCGGGCTCGAGGCAAAGCTCGGTGTCCGCCTCCTCCGGCGCACCACGCGATCCATGGCCCTCACGGATGCCGGTCGGGAGCTTCTTCGCCATGCCCACGCCGTCGTCGACGCCGCCCTCGCGGCTGAGGCGAGCGTCCGCCGCCGCGAGGACGACCTTCGAGGCAATGTGCGCGTCTCCATCGGCCGTGCAAGCGCGGCGGGGCTCTCCGACGTGCTTGCCGACTTCATCGTCGCCCACCCGTCGGTGCGACTCCTCGTGCACGTTTCCGATCGCAGCGTCGATCTCCAACGCGACGACATCGATGTCGCGATCCGCGCGAGCTCGAAGATCGCGCCAGGACTCGTCGCGCGCCAGCTCACGCCGGCGCACCTCGTTGCCGTCGCCGCACCGAGCTACCTCACGCGCCACGGAACGCCGACATCGCTCGAGGCGCTCAAGGAACATCGCTGCCTGCTCGGCCTCGACGAGCGAATGAAGCCCCGTACGCATTGGCCGGCGGGCAAGCGCAAGGTCACCGTGCGCGGGGCCGTCCATTCCGATGATCCTCACCTGCTCACGCAACTCTGCGTGCGCGGGCTCGGGATCGCGCTGCTGCCGAGCCGTCTCGTCGACGAGCACATCCGGCGCGGTGATCTGGTCGTCGTGCTCGCCGATCGCCTTCGCGTCGAAGGCGCCATCTTTCTCGTCTACCCCGAGCGCGCGCTGATGCCGCCGCAGATCCGCGCATTCGTCGACTGGATCCGCGCACGCGCCCCGGCCGTCCTACGTACGCGCGCGGAAGGTACGTGA